From a single Maylandia zebra isolate NMK-2024a linkage group LG3, Mzebra_GT3a, whole genome shotgun sequence genomic region:
- the LOC101477785 gene encoding collagen alpha-1(VIII) chain-like, whose amino-acid sequence MSKDPDSLQRFNMFGSILGLNRLSSGRAYWEVEVSKKTSGANTTETNPYHPDMCNLLKDFGAMTEKVKSMETRLKETEICLKEAVTRLKDSENQILELQSKERTKIIFSATAGRGNAHIGPFNTDIIIDYKKVITNFGNAYSPVTGVFTAPVAGVYYFTIFYHGGRSYPHYLRIFKNNEMTVFTADHKTESDGADNGGNAVFLQLQQGDQVYVSMAANTYVGGDDHTTFSGFLVTQT is encoded by the exons ATGTCGAAAGATCCTGATTCTCTGCAAAGGTTTAATATGTTTGGAAGTATCCTGGGGCTCAACAGGCTGTCCTCTGGCAGGGCatactgggaggtggaggtcAGCAAAAAGACCAG TGGTGCTAATACCACTGAAACAAATCCATACCATCCTGACATGTGTAACCTCCTGAAAGACTTTGGGGCCATGACAGAAAAAGTGAAATCTATGGAAACAAGACTGAAGGAAACTGAAATCTGCCTAAAGGAGGCTGTAACCAGGCTGAAAGACAGCGAAAACCAAATTTTGGAGCTGCAAAGCAAag AAAGAACCAAAATAATATTCAGTGCAACAGCAGGAAGAGGCAATGCACACATCGGACCCTTCAACACAGACATAATTATAGACTATAAGAAAGTAATTACAAACTTTGGCAATGCCTACAGTCCAGTCACAG GTGTCTTTACAGCACCTGTTGCAGGTGTTTATTACTTTACCATCTTCTATCACGGTGGAAGAAGCTACCCACATTATCTGCGTATTTTCAAGAATAATGAGATGACGGTCTTTACAGCTGATCATAAGACAGAAAGCGACGGAGCTGATAATGGAGGAAACGCTGTgttcctgcagctgcagcaaGGAGACCAAGTGTATGTGAGCATGGCTGCAAACACATATGTTGGGGGAGACGACCACACAACCTTTAGTGGTTTTTTGGTCACGCAAACGTAA
- the LOC111501023 gene encoding collectin-12-like, which yields MWFICYDEKKKDNKTLYLIEEKKNWTQAQNYCRYNHTDLASGLDQVDGEEMKALFIGRNMSVWMGLFRDSWRWSDGSDFSFRYWDTDKLILIKENKTWKEALDYCRESHRGLVSITNPYQQRWVEVRAKNGSSPFVWLGLRYSCTLDLWFWVNDKLVCYEKWSREGKTEECGRAVGMQSGGQCEWVSQRDNEKYNFLCFK from the exons ATGTGGTTCATCTGCTATGATG aaaagaaaaaagacaataaaacattGTATTTGATTGAGGAGAAGAAGAACTGGACACAGGCTCAGAACTATTGCAGATATAATCACACTGACTTGGCCAGTGGACTCGATCAGGTAGATGGAGAAGAAATGAAGGCTCTGTTCATTGGCCGTAACATGAGTGTGTGGATGGGTCTGTTCAGAGACAGCTGGAGGTGGTCAGATGGGAGTGATTTCTCTTTCAGATACTGGGATA caGATAAATTGATCCtgatcaaagaaaacaaaacctggAAGGAGGCCTTGGATTACTGCAGAGAGTCTCACAGGGGACTGGTCTCCATCACTAACCCTTACCAACAGAGATGGGTGGAGGTGAGAGCCAAGAATGGCTCGAGTCCTTTTGTCTGGCTCGGCCTGCGCTACTCCTGCACTCTGGATCTGTGGTTCTGGGTCAATGACAAGCTGGTCTGTTATGAGAAGTGGAGCAGAGAGGGAAAGACTGAGGAGTGTGGCAGGGCTGTGGGCATGCAGAGTGGAGGACAGTGTGAGTGGGTCAGTCAGAGAGACAATGAGAAATacaattttttatgttttaaataa